The Fundidesulfovibrio magnetotacticus genome has a window encoding:
- the pgl gene encoding 6-phosphogluconolactonase has translation MYAPDLRSFPDAEAAARAAALLVSEAAARAVAERGRFTLALSGGSTPGRFFELLAQEPMDWDRTHVFWADERLVPADSPESNQRLARERLIGRVSLPPGNVHPMPSPDIPLEDAEAQAQAHEAALRAFFGKEGSGHPAGGLVAGFPRFDAVHLGVGGDGHTASLFPGQASLGERLRWVLPVRYAVASPPVARLTLTLPVLDAAREVFFLVSGADKLALARAIAAGERPDCPASRVRPASGSLCWLAG, from the coding sequence ATGTACGCGCCTGACCTGCGATCCTTCCCGGACGCCGAGGCGGCCGCCAGGGCCGCCGCGCTCCTGGTGTCCGAGGCGGCGGCAAGGGCCGTGGCGGAGCGGGGGCGCTTCACCCTGGCCCTCTCGGGCGGCTCCACGCCCGGGCGCTTCTTCGAGCTCCTGGCCCAGGAGCCCATGGACTGGGACAGGACCCACGTCTTCTGGGCGGACGAGCGCCTCGTGCCCGCCGACTCGCCCGAGAGCAACCAGCGCCTGGCCCGGGAGCGCCTGATCGGCCGCGTGTCCCTGCCCCCCGGCAACGTCCACCCCATGCCCTCCCCGGACATCCCCCTGGAAGACGCCGAGGCCCAGGCCCAGGCCCACGAGGCGGCCCTGCGCGCTTTCTTCGGCAAGGAAGGGTCCGGCCACCCGGCGGGGGGGCTGGTGGCTGGCTTCCCCCGCTTCGACGCGGTGCACCTGGGCGTGGGCGGCGACGGCCACACGGCCTCGCTCTTCCCGGGGCAGGCCTCCCTGGGGGAGCGCCTGCGCTGGGTGCTGCCGGTGCGCTACGCGGTGGCCAGCCCCCCGGTGGCGCGGCTCACGCTCACGCTGCCGGTGCTGGACGCGGCGCGCGAGGTGTTCTTCCTGGTGTCGGGGGCGGACAAGCTGGCGCTGGCGCGGGCCATCGCGGCGGGAGAGCGCCCGGACTGCCCCGCCTCGCGGGTGCGCCCGGCGTCGGGGAGTCTCTGCTGGCTGGCGGGCTAG
- the zwf gene encoding glucose-6-phosphate dehydrogenase produces MNPFQPGVSPDVMECRLPERPQPCAVVIFGASGDLTSRKLIPALARIYRAGDLPDNFAIVGAARTPMTTEAFREKAREWLAAAGHLDGLDWEGLARRLFYHSMDYADLEGYRGLGKALADAEAQLGLPGNRMFYLAIPPTLYEAVAVNLGEAGLAGQDTPEGWTRIVVEKPFGRDLESSRKLDRAMHQHFQEGQIFRIDHYLAKETVQNVLLFRFANAVFEPVWNRNYVDYVSILAAESLGVEHRAGYYEEAGVLRDMFQNHMMQLLSLAAMEPPSVFRAREVLDEKTKLYRSLRPFDPEKGFGHLVLGQYGPSADGSLPAYRQEPGVSPSSLTPTFAMLKAYVDNWRWQGVPFYICSGKRLAGKITRMVVQFKEVPHSIYRNVVGEHVSANRLIMEVYPNETIHLSLQAKQSGEGFCLRTASMSFDFKGGYAGPPVDSYEKVILDCMLGDHMLFWRQDGVELSWAYLTPILELCEQQVEMEKNLFLYPAGSWGPRDASMVHLNYLKDLTGNVRA; encoded by the coding sequence GTGAACCCTTTCCAGCCCGGCGTTTCCCCCGACGTGATGGAGTGCAGGCTCCCCGAACGGCCGCAGCCCTGCGCCGTGGTGATCTTCGGGGCCTCGGGCGACCTCACCTCCCGCAAGCTCATCCCGGCCCTGGCCCGCATCTACCGCGCGGGCGACCTGCCCGACAATTTCGCCATCGTGGGCGCGGCGCGCACCCCCATGACCACCGAGGCCTTCCGCGAGAAGGCCCGCGAGTGGCTTGCCGCCGCCGGACATCTGGACGGCCTGGACTGGGAGGGACTGGCCCGCAGGCTTTTCTATCACTCCATGGACTACGCCGACCTGGAGGGCTACCGGGGCCTGGGCAAGGCCCTGGCCGACGCCGAAGCCCAGCTGGGCCTGCCCGGCAACCGCATGTTCTACCTGGCCATCCCCCCCACGCTCTACGAGGCCGTGGCCGTGAACCTGGGGGAGGCAGGGCTCGCCGGGCAGGACACCCCCGAGGGCTGGACGCGCATCGTGGTGGAAAAACCCTTCGGGCGCGACCTGGAATCCTCCCGCAAGCTCGACCGGGCCATGCACCAGCACTTCCAGGAAGGCCAGATCTTCCGCATCGACCACTACCTGGCCAAGGAGACCGTGCAGAACGTCCTGCTGTTCCGCTTCGCCAACGCCGTGTTCGAGCCGGTGTGGAACCGCAACTACGTGGACTACGTCTCCATCCTCGCCGCCGAGTCCCTGGGCGTGGAGCACCGCGCGGGCTACTACGAGGAAGCCGGGGTGCTGCGCGACATGTTCCAGAATCACATGATGCAGCTCCTTTCTCTGGCGGCCATGGAGCCGCCCTCGGTGTTTCGCGCGCGCGAGGTGCTCGACGAGAAGACCAAGCTCTACCGCAGCCTGCGCCCCTTCGATCCCGAGAAGGGCTTCGGCCATCTGGTGCTGGGCCAGTACGGCCCCTCGGCCGACGGCTCGCTCCCGGCCTACCGCCAGGAGCCGGGCGTCTCGCCCTCGTCGCTCACGCCCACCTTCGCCATGCTCAAGGCCTACGTGGACAACTGGCGCTGGCAGGGCGTGCCCTTCTACATCTGCTCGGGCAAGCGCCTGGCCGGCAAGATCACGCGCATGGTGGTTCAGTTCAAGGAAGTGCCCCACTCCATCTACCGCAACGTGGTGGGTGAGCACGTCTCGGCCAACCGGCTGATCATGGAGGTCTACCCCAACGAGACCATCCACCTGAGCCTCCAGGCCAAGCAGTCCGGCGAGGGCTTCTGCCTGCGCACGGCCTCCATGAGCTTCGACTTCAAGGGAGGCTACGCCGGGCCGCCCGTGGACTCCTACGAGAAGGTCATCCTGGACTGCATGCTGGGCGACCACATGCTCTTCTGGCGTCAGGACGGCGTGGAACTCTCCTGGGCCTACCTGACCCCCATCCTGGAGCTGTGCGAGCAGCAGGTGGAGATGGAGAAGAACCTCTTCCTCTACCCGGCGGGCAGCTGGGGTCCGCGCGACGCCAGCATGGTGCACCTGAACTACCTCAAGGACCTCACCGGCAATGTACGCGCCTGA
- a CDS encoding ATP-binding protein translates to MKCRRCKAQAQVALPSHHTGFCAPCFETYFLRQVERGIHEHRQFTREDSVLLAVSGGKDSLGLLLALKELGFKVTALHIDLAIPVSSESARSTVEAYCAAHGVELRVIETARDGLAIPDVKARVKRPICSVCGKIKRHWFNRYAYEQGFDVLATGHNLDDEVARLFANTLRWDQAYLAGQGPVNEASGRFVRKVKPLCRLTEYETAVWCFLKGIEHVLAPCPYSGGASFTGHKRLLADLEERSPGMKMQFYEHFLRSGRPAFKAQAQDAPPLNACTGCGYPTSQDVCGVCRIRERLEA, encoded by the coding sequence GTGAAGTGCAGACGCTGCAAGGCCCAGGCCCAGGTGGCCCTGCCCAGCCACCACACTGGATTCTGCGCCCCCTGCTTCGAGACCTACTTCCTGCGCCAGGTGGAGCGCGGCATCCACGAACACCGCCAGTTCACCCGGGAGGACTCCGTGCTCCTGGCCGTGTCGGGCGGCAAGGACTCCCTGGGCCTGCTCCTGGCCCTGAAGGAGCTGGGCTTCAAGGTGACGGCCCTGCACATCGACCTGGCCATCCCCGTCTCCTCCGAGAGCGCCAGGAGCACCGTGGAGGCCTACTGCGCCGCCCACGGCGTGGAGCTGCGCGTGATCGAGACGGCCAGGGACGGCCTGGCCATCCCGGACGTGAAGGCGCGCGTGAAGCGCCCCATCTGCTCTGTGTGCGGCAAGATCAAGCGTCACTGGTTCAACCGCTACGCCTACGAGCAGGGCTTCGACGTGCTGGCCACGGGCCACAACCTGGACGACGAGGTGGCCAGGCTCTTCGCCAACACCCTGCGCTGGGACCAGGCCTACTTGGCCGGGCAAGGCCCCGTGAACGAGGCCTCGGGCCGCTTCGTGCGCAAGGTGAAGCCCCTGTGCCGCCTGACGGAATACGAGACGGCCGTATGGTGCTTCCTCAAGGGCATCGAGCACGTGCTGGCCCCTTGCCCCTACTCGGGGGGCGCGAGCTTCACCGGCCACAAGCGCCTCCTGGCCGACCTGGAGGAGCGCAGCCCCGGCATGAAGATGCAGTTCTACGAGCACTTCCTGCGCTCGGGCCGCCCTGCCTTCAAGGCCCAGGCCCAGGACGCCCCGCCGCTCAACGCGTGCACGGGCTGCGGCTACCCCACGTCGCAGGACGTGTGCGGGGTGTGCCGCATCCGGGAGCGGCTGGAGGCCTGA
- a CDS encoding site-2 protease family protein, with product MFEDFSRFLVNLAIYAPPMLMAVTVHEVSHGAMAALLGDPTARLAGRLSLNPFKHLDPLGLLAFVLTQMIGWAKPVPVDGRYFRNPRLGMSLVSAAGPLSNFVLAALSALGLDALRALAPSLDPGGPFAAYVLAPLWYMTKASVQVNLALGVFNLLPIPPLDGGHLLMGVLPRRWAYELSRLERWGFVIVILLALTGVLGRFLGPVTAALYNLLI from the coding sequence ATGTTCGAGGACTTCAGCCGGTTCCTGGTGAACCTGGCCATCTACGCGCCCCCCATGCTCATGGCGGTCACGGTGCACGAGGTTTCCCACGGGGCCATGGCAGCCCTCCTGGGCGACCCCACCGCGCGCCTTGCCGGGCGGCTTTCGCTCAATCCCTTCAAGCACCTGGACCCGCTGGGCCTGCTGGCCTTCGTGCTCACCCAGATGATCGGCTGGGCCAAGCCCGTGCCCGTGGACGGCCGCTACTTCCGCAATCCCCGCCTGGGCATGTCCCTGGTCTCGGCCGCCGGGCCGCTCTCCAATTTCGTCCTGGCCGCGCTCTCGGCCCTGGGCCTGGACGCGCTGCGCGCCCTGGCACCCTCCCTGGACCCGGGCGGCCCCTTCGCGGCCTACGTCCTCGCGCCCTTGTGGTACATGACCAAGGCCAGCGTCCAGGTGAACCTGGCCCTGGGCGTGTTCAACCTGCTGCCCATCCCGCCCCTGGACGGCGGGCACCTGCTCATGGGCGTGCTGCCCAGGCGCTGGGCCTATGAGCTTTCCCGGCTGGAGCGCTGGGGCTTCGTCATCGTGATCCTTCTGGCCCTCACGGGCGTGCTGGGAAGATTTCTCGGACCCGTGACGGCCGCGCTCTACAACCTCCTGATCTAG
- the ruvX gene encoding Holliday junction resolvase RuvX — translation MKTLCIDYGLKRVGLAVSDPGGAMAFALDTLPGPDQGGRDALFAALARVIAEQCAEEIVVGYPEPAEGRYSLSARRAANFAASLARRTALPVKLMDETLSSEEALERLRQAGVKPGRVKELLDRQAAALILETYLAAPASARAVAATFGSTP, via the coding sequence ATGAAGACCCTCTGCATCGACTACGGCCTCAAGCGCGTGGGCCTGGCCGTCTCCGACCCCGGGGGCGCCATGGCCTTCGCCCTGGACACCCTGCCCGGGCCGGACCAGGGCGGGCGCGACGCCCTCTTCGCCGCCCTGGCCCGCGTGATCGCGGAGCAATGCGCGGAGGAAATCGTGGTGGGCTATCCCGAACCGGCCGAAGGGCGCTACAGCCTCTCGGCGCGCCGCGCCGCCAACTTCGCCGCCAGCCTGGCCCGGCGCACCGCCCTGCCCGTGAAGCTTATGGACGAAACCCTCTCCAGCGAGGAGGCCCTGGAGCGCCTGCGCCAGGCCGGGGTGAAGCCCGGCCGCGTCAAGGAACTGCTGGACAGGCAGGCCGCCGCGCTGATCCTCGAAACCTATCTGGCCGCCCCCGCCTCCGCCCGCGCCGTGGCGGCCACCTTCGGGAGCACCCCATGA
- the mltG gene encoding endolytic transglycosylase MltG has protein sequence MIRRVLAAFVLLVLAASGYVAWRAHQFLTVPPETPGRELTVTIEPGSGFEQIAGQLYKQGVVTDPLAFKLLARYTGQDSKLKAGEYLLSTGLTPQKVLDLLASGQAVLYKLSVPEGLTMVQIARLAEQAGLGTAASFDKAARDKELLARYGVPADTAEGYLFPETYRFTRKPGNDARQVVEAMLAQFRKAAAKVWPQDPPQGKALHEAVILASIVEKETGQGSERARIAGVFTNRLNRKMLLQTDPTIIYGLGEKFDGNLKRVHLDDPRNPYNTYQHPGLPPGPICNPGLEALKAAASPETTDFLYFVAKNDGSHQFSKTLDEHNAAVARYQLRKGK, from the coding sequence ATGATCCGGCGCGTCCTGGCCGCCTTCGTCCTCCTGGTCCTGGCCGCCTCGGGCTACGTGGCCTGGCGGGCGCACCAGTTCCTCACCGTGCCCCCGGAGACCCCGGGGCGCGAGCTGACCGTGACCATCGAACCCGGCTCCGGCTTCGAACAGATCGCCGGGCAGCTCTACAAGCAGGGCGTGGTCACGGACCCGCTGGCCTTCAAGCTCCTGGCCCGCTACACCGGGCAGGATTCCAAGCTCAAGGCCGGGGAATACCTGCTCTCCACGGGACTCACGCCCCAGAAGGTGCTGGACCTCCTGGCGAGCGGCCAGGCCGTGCTCTACAAGCTCTCCGTGCCCGAGGGCCTCACCATGGTCCAGATCGCCCGGCTGGCCGAGCAGGCGGGCCTGGGCACGGCGGCCAGCTTCGACAAGGCCGCGCGCGACAAGGAGCTCCTGGCCCGCTACGGCGTGCCCGCCGACACCGCCGAGGGCTACCTCTTCCCCGAGACCTATCGCTTCACCCGCAAGCCCGGCAACGACGCCCGCCAGGTGGTGGAGGCCATGCTCGCCCAGTTCCGCAAGGCCGCGGCCAAAGTCTGGCCCCAGGACCCGCCCCAGGGCAAGGCCCTGCACGAGGCCGTGATCCTGGCCTCCATCGTGGAAAAGGAGACCGGCCAGGGCAGCGAGCGCGCCCGCATCGCCGGTGTCTTCACCAACCGCCTGAACAGGAAGATGCTCCTCCAGACCGACCCCACCATCATCTACGGCCTGGGCGAGAAGTTCGACGGCAATCTGAAGCGCGTCCACCTGGACGACCCCAGGAATCCCTACAACACCTACCAGCACCCGGGGCTGCCGCCGGGCCCCATCTGCAACCCGGGCCTGGAGGCCCTCAAGGCCGCCGCCAGCCCCGAAACCACGGACTTCCTCTACTTCGTGGCCAAGAACGACGGCTCCCACCAGTTCTCGAAGACCCTGGACGAGCACAACGCCGCCGTGGCCAGGTACCAGCTGAGAAAAGGCAAGTAG
- a CDS encoding response regulator, translating to MSSKKVLVVDDEKHIRMLYQEELESDGYEVATSDGEEPILAVLEREKPAVVVLDIKLGPNRSGLDLLQEIRGKDQVIPVILSTAYDSFQHDLKSIAADYYVVKSVDLSELKSKVTLALAKAAPAA from the coding sequence ATGAGTTCGAAAAAGGTCCTGGTCGTGGACGACGAGAAGCACATCCGGATGCTCTATCAAGAAGAGCTGGAGAGCGATGGGTACGAGGTCGCCACTTCCGACGGCGAGGAACCCATCCTGGCCGTGCTGGAGCGCGAGAAACCCGCCGTGGTGGTGCTCGACATCAAGCTCGGCCCCAACCGCTCCGGGCTGGACCTGCTCCAGGAGATCCGAGGCAAGGACCAGGTCATCCCCGTGATCCTCTCCACCGCCTACGACTCCTTCCAGCACGACCTCAAGTCCATCGCGGCCGACTACTACGTGGTCAAGTCCGTGGACCTCTCGGAGCTCAAGTCCAAGGTGACCCTGGCCCTGGCCAAGGCCGCCCCGGCCGCCTGA
- a CDS encoding FAD-binding and (Fe-S)-binding domain-containing protein, producing the protein MPEKNPHISIPAERLVPRLLGISEAELKGWPEDVQETAVALASELFLVRYNPFIDASDARESVEKRLAQSATMLTPEYFSQLTRAVRAFWEGFDKDTAFRAELKAKVSEFLDDKAILDGPHNLVECSTDATDLRMELPLMVLAPERTEDVQRIVRLAGEMGFSLIPRGGASGCTGGAVPARRRTVVLSLTRLKRILSADPETMTLCVQAGVITLQAIRAASEKGMLFTVDPASKAASSIGGNISENAGGPYAFEYGTTLDNLLSYKMVMPSGQLIEVVRENHPRHKILPHEKAVFHILNEAGKRIDAVELDGGEIRGPGLGKDVSNKYLGGLPGMQKEGVDGVITEACFICHDKLKYSKVIVLEFFGRSMHNAMLAIQAVVAMRDRIRQDGDLVKISALEEFNAKYVRAIEYQKKSKLYEGDPISVLVLQLDGNDLEALDREVAEVVTIAQRHDGVDAFVARDDKEAELFWEDRHKLSAIAKRTSGFKINEDVVIPMEVIPEFSDFLEQLNLTCLARAYRKALQEVTRLPGFPDSDGFVSMEMQFAAEILRGVRTTAELNDQELEVQAYYFFTDLKTRYPKLYGEIEAIHADMLARRVEVASHMHAGDGNCHVNLPVNSNDPEMLAQAHEAADKVFAKVMELGGAVSGEHGIGITKIAFLPEDKITALKAYKEQVDPGNIFNPGKLVTRQLDCDPYTFSFNRLIKDIRKTALPDKDKLIKLLTDIQVCTRCGKCKQVCPMYQPERGLIYHPRNKNISLGSIIEAIYYSQVHHGRPSAKLLESLRKMTERCTTCGKCTAACPVKIKTAGAMLDMRAFIEEKGAGGHPVKSKVLHFVAEKPEERAPAAAKAAAWGQALGNRVVGLLPGPWRSRFASPMLHGSGPVTGFKNLADALDLSKGGIFIPERPSGEAVFYFPGCGAALFWRQIGLAAIHLMLRAGVSVVIPERHMCCGYPLLSSGFQDAYRKNRARNIETLGEIFVKAANEGVKPQAVLTACGTCRESLDGYETEVIAGSRIPHYDVAQYLMERLPARDERARPLDVRLVYHAACHAEWAGVPLAKAPELYRQALGELTGSRVDLSPGCCGESGLGAITSPDLFNRIRLRKQEQLHKDLGDAKSETQPILVGCPSCKIGVKRCLLRMGRKQHVLHVLEYLVQAQEGPKWRKGFLKALAKARQEGRKRVVAYPGGAARG; encoded by the coding sequence ATGCCAGAGAAGAATCCCCATATATCGATACCGGCCGAGCGCCTCGTGCCGCGCCTGCTGGGCATCTCCGAAGCCGAGCTCAAGGGCTGGCCCGAAGACGTGCAGGAAACCGCCGTGGCCCTGGCCAGCGAGCTGTTCCTGGTGCGCTACAACCCCTTCATCGACGCCTCCGACGCGCGCGAATCCGTGGAGAAGCGCCTGGCGCAGTCCGCCACCATGCTCACGCCGGAGTACTTCAGCCAGCTCACCCGCGCCGTGCGCGCCTTCTGGGAGGGCTTCGACAAGGACACGGCCTTCCGCGCCGAGCTCAAGGCCAAGGTCTCCGAGTTCCTGGACGACAAGGCCATCCTCGACGGCCCCCACAACCTCGTGGAATGCTCCACCGACGCCACCGACCTGCGCATGGAACTGCCCCTGATGGTGCTCGCCCCCGAGCGCACGGAAGACGTGCAGCGCATCGTGCGCCTGGCGGGCGAGATGGGCTTCAGCCTCATCCCGCGCGGCGGGGCCTCGGGCTGCACGGGCGGCGCGGTGCCCGCCAGGCGGCGCACCGTGGTGCTCTCGCTCACGCGGCTCAAGCGCATCCTCTCGGCAGACCCCGAAACCATGACCCTCTGCGTGCAGGCGGGCGTCATCACCCTCCAGGCCATCCGCGCCGCCTCCGAGAAGGGCATGCTCTTCACCGTGGACCCGGCCTCCAAGGCCGCAAGCTCCATCGGCGGCAACATCTCCGAGAACGCGGGCGGCCCCTACGCCTTCGAGTACGGCACCACCCTGGACAACCTGCTCTCCTACAAGATGGTCATGCCCTCGGGCCAGCTCATCGAAGTGGTGCGCGAGAACCACCCGCGCCACAAGATACTGCCCCACGAGAAGGCCGTGTTCCACATCCTGAACGAGGCCGGGAAGCGCATCGACGCCGTGGAGCTCGACGGCGGCGAGATCAGGGGACCGGGCCTGGGCAAGGACGTGTCCAACAAGTACCTGGGCGGCCTGCCCGGCATGCAGAAGGAAGGCGTGGACGGCGTCATCACCGAAGCCTGCTTCATCTGCCACGACAAGCTCAAATATTCCAAGGTGATCGTCCTGGAGTTCTTCGGGCGCTCCATGCACAACGCCATGCTCGCCATCCAGGCCGTGGTGGCCATGCGCGACCGCATCCGCCAGGACGGCGACCTGGTGAAGATCTCCGCCCTGGAGGAGTTCAACGCCAAATACGTGCGGGCCATCGAATACCAGAAGAAGTCCAAGCTCTACGAGGGCGACCCCATCAGCGTGCTCGTGCTCCAGCTCGACGGCAACGACCTGGAGGCCCTGGACCGCGAAGTGGCCGAAGTGGTCACCATCGCCCAGCGCCACGACGGCGTGGACGCCTTCGTGGCCCGCGACGACAAAGAGGCCGAACTCTTCTGGGAGGACCGCCACAAGCTCTCGGCCATCGCCAAGCGCACCTCGGGCTTCAAGATCAACGAGGACGTGGTGATCCCCATGGAGGTGATCCCCGAATTCTCGGACTTCCTGGAGCAGCTGAACCTCACCTGCCTGGCCCGGGCCTACCGCAAGGCCCTCCAGGAGGTCACCCGCCTGCCCGGCTTCCCGGACTCCGACGGCTTCGTCTCCATGGAGATGCAGTTCGCGGCCGAGATCCTGCGCGGCGTGCGCACCACCGCCGAGCTCAACGACCAGGAGCTGGAGGTCCAGGCCTACTACTTCTTCACCGACCTGAAGACCCGCTACCCCAAGCTCTACGGCGAGATCGAGGCCATCCACGCCGACATGCTGGCCAGGCGCGTGGAGGTGGCCAGCCACATGCACGCGGGCGACGGCAACTGCCACGTGAACCTGCCCGTGAACTCCAACGACCCCGAAATGCTCGCCCAGGCCCACGAGGCCGCAGACAAGGTGTTCGCCAAGGTCATGGAGCTGGGCGGCGCCGTCTCGGGCGAGCACGGCATCGGCATCACCAAGATCGCCTTCCTGCCCGAGGACAAGATCACGGCCCTCAAGGCCTACAAGGAGCAGGTGGACCCCGGGAACATCTTCAACCCGGGCAAGCTGGTGACCCGCCAGCTCGACTGCGACCCCTACACCTTCTCCTTCAACCGGCTCATCAAGGACATCCGCAAGACCGCGCTGCCCGACAAGGACAAGCTCATCAAGCTGCTCACGGACATCCAGGTCTGCACCCGCTGCGGCAAGTGCAAGCAGGTGTGCCCCATGTACCAGCCGGAGCGCGGCCTCATCTACCATCCGCGCAACAAGAACATCAGCCTGGGCTCCATCATCGAGGCCATCTACTATTCCCAGGTGCACCACGGCAGGCCCTCGGCCAAGCTCCTGGAGAGCCTGCGCAAGATGACGGAGCGCTGCACCACCTGCGGCAAGTGCACCGCCGCCTGCCCCGTGAAGATCAAGACCGCCGGGGCCATGCTGGATATGCGCGCCTTCATTGAAGAAAAAGGCGCGGGCGGACACCCCGTGAAATCCAAGGTGCTGCACTTCGTGGCCGAGAAGCCCGAGGAGCGCGCTCCGGCCGCCGCCAAGGCCGCCGCCTGGGGCCAGGCCCTGGGCAACCGCGTGGTGGGCCTGCTGCCCGGGCCGTGGCGCTCGCGCTTCGCCTCGCCCATGCTCCACGGCTCCGGTCCGGTTACGGGCTTCAAGAACCTGGCCGACGCCCTGGACCTCTCCAAAGGCGGCATCTTCATCCCCGAGCGCCCCAGCGGCGAGGCCGTGTTCTACTTCCCCGGCTGCGGCGCGGCCCTCTTCTGGCGTCAGATCGGCCTGGCCGCCATCCACCTCATGCTGCGCGCGGGCGTGAGCGTCGTGATCCCCGAGCGCCACATGTGCTGCGGCTACCCGCTGCTCTCCTCGGGCTTCCAGGACGCCTACCGCAAGAACCGCGCCCGCAACATCGAGACCCTGGGCGAGATCTTCGTCAAGGCCGCCAACGAGGGCGTGAAGCCCCAGGCCGTGCTCACGGCCTGCGGCACCTGCCGCGAATCCCTGGACGGCTACGAGACCGAGGTGATCGCCGGCAGCCGCATCCCCCACTACGACGTGGCCCAGTACCTCATGGAGCGCCTGCCCGCTCGCGACGAGCGCGCCCGGCCCCTGGACGTGCGCCTGGTCTACCACGCGGCCTGCCACGCCGAGTGGGCGGGCGTGCCCCTGGCCAAGGCCCCGGAGCTCTACCGCCAGGCCCTGGGCGAACTGACCGGCTCGCGCGTGGACCTCTCCCCCGGCTGCTGCGGCGAATCGGGCCTGGGGGCCATCACCAGCCCGGACCTCTTCAACCGCATCCGCCTGCGCAAGCAGGAGCAGCTTCACAAGGACCTGGGCGACGCCAAGAGCGAGACCCAGCCCATCCTGGTGGGCTGCCCCTCCTGCAAGATCGGCGTGAAGCGCTGCCTGTTGCGCATGGGCCGCAAGCAGCACGTGCTCCACGTGCTGGAATACCTGGTCCAGGCCCAGGAAGGCCCCAAATGGCGCAAGGGGTTCCTCAAGGCCCTGGCCAAGGCCCGCCAGGAGGGACGCAAGCGCGTGGTGGCCTACCCGGGAGGCGCGGCCAGGGGCTAG
- the trpS gene encoding tryptophan--tRNA ligase: MTANNRIVSGMRPTGPLHLGHYFGVLDNWVELHKDHQCFFFVADWHALTTEYADPTRIKGFVPGLVQDWVAAGLDPARCVMFQQSEVKEHAELSLLLSMITPVSWLERNPTYKDVRDQLDEAKDLSTFGFLGYPVLMASDILIYRPKWVPVGQDQLPHLELTREIARRANHLWGDFFPEPEAKLTRAPKLPGLDGRKMSKSYGNAISLGEDLDGVRAKIKPMLTCTKRVRLKDPGEPDECNLYPYHLLFTPQEKCLEIAKACREASIGCGECKKIMGDNLTAFLEPFQERRKAFDANPDLAWDILRDGNDRARAAARQVIGELREKLNFNF, from the coding sequence ATGACCGCCAACAACCGCATCGTCTCGGGCATGCGCCCCACCGGCCCCCTGCACCTCGGGCACTATTTCGGAGTGCTCGACAACTGGGTGGAACTCCACAAGGACCACCAGTGCTTCTTCTTCGTGGCCGACTGGCACGCCCTGACCACCGAATACGCCGACCCCACGCGCATCAAGGGCTTCGTGCCGGGCCTCGTGCAGGACTGGGTGGCCGCCGGGCTCGACCCCGCCCGCTGCGTGATGTTCCAGCAGTCCGAGGTGAAGGAGCACGCCGAGCTCTCGCTCCTGCTCTCCATGATCACCCCCGTGAGCTGGCTGGAGCGCAACCCCACCTACAAGGACGTGCGCGACCAGCTCGACGAGGCCAAGGACCTCTCCACCTTCGGCTTCCTGGGCTACCCCGTGCTCATGGCCTCGGACATCCTCATCTACCGGCCCAAGTGGGTGCCCGTGGGCCAGGACCAGCTGCCCCACCTGGAGCTGACCCGCGAGATCGCCCGGCGCGCCAACCACCTCTGGGGCGACTTCTTCCCCGAACCCGAGGCCAAGCTCACCCGCGCCCCCAAGCTCCCCGGCCTGGACGGACGCAAGATGTCCAAGAGCTACGGCAACGCCATCTCCCTGGGGGAGGATCTCGACGGCGTGCGCGCCAAGATCAAGCCCATGCTCACCTGCACCAAGCGCGTGCGCCTCAAGGACCCCGGCGAGCCCGACGAGTGCAACCTCTACCCCTACCACCTGCTCTTCACGCCCCAGGAAAAATGCCTGGAGATCGCCAAGGCCTGCCGCGAGGCAAGCATCGGCTGCGGCGAATGCAAGAAGATCATGGGCGACAACCTCACGGCCTTCCTGGAACCCTTCCAGGAGCGCCGCAAGGCCTTCGACGCCAACCCCGACCTGGCCTGGGACATCCTGCGCGACGGCAACGACCGCGCCCGCGCCGCCGCCCGACAGGTGATCGGCGAACTGCGCGAGAAGCTGAACTTCAACTTCTAG